A single region of the Tigriopus californicus strain San Diego chromosome 8, Tcal_SD_v2.1, whole genome shotgun sequence genome encodes:
- the LOC131885067 gene encoding uncharacterized protein LOC131885067 isoform X2, with protein MKHIITSLVYTLAFLSFDIVSTEGQNATRVGKLIPIFQVVTFPNLPCVGSSSRNGTCYTSEECTTRGGISAGSCAQGFGVCCTFSIACGATTSQNCTYLIQAATTNPTSDPCVFTICKDSADICRIRLDFTTFSIAGPVTGSVIDSNALEDNGGTVGDCLMDSFTLTSPGNQASPVICGFNTGQHMIVDASDQCHKASFDFSGTATTRQFEIKVTQYQCGDELGGPDGCLQFFTGNTGQFASFNFPTTSSTVTSTVTHLSNQCYNMCFRQEVGKCAICFNVVIEGTGATDQGSFGLSIAFTAAMADGVQDSKCSEDYLQIPGGERSATGALFAVGSIALIGHDRICGRSFGHTDTEAEGAANNEESICSK; from the exons atgaagcatATCATAACGTCCCTAGTTTACACTCTTGCCTTTTTGAGCTTTGACATCGTTTCAACGGAAGGGCAAAATGCCACTCGAGTTGGCAAAC TCATACCGATTTTTCAGGTCGTGACTTTTCCG AACCTTCCTTGCGTTGGCTCTTCATCACGAAATGGAACTTGCTACACAT CCGAAGAGTGTACGACAAGag GTGGAATTTCTGCCGGCAGCTGTGCCCAAGGATTTGGCGTTTGCTGCACTT TCAGCATTGCTTGTGGGGCCACAACTAGCCAAAATTGCACGTACCTTATCCAAGCTGCCACAACCAACCCAACATCTGATCCTTGCGTTTTCACGATTTGCAAGGACTCAGCAGACATTTGTAGAATCAGATTGGATTTTACG ACATTTTCAATCGCTGGACCCGTCACTGGTTCAGTTATAGATTCTAATGCGCTTGAGGATAACG GTGGTACTGTTGGAGATTGTCTTATGGATTCATTTACCCTCACTTCTCCTGGAAATCAAGCATCGCCCGTAATTTGTGGATTTAACACAGGCCAGCACA TGATTGTGGATGCCTCCGACCAATGCCATAAAGCATCTTTCGATTTTAGTGGAACTGCAACAACTCGACAATTTGAGATCAAAG TTACCCAATACCAATGTGGAGATGAGTTAGGAG GACCTGATGGCTGTTTGCAGTTCTTCACTGGCAACACTGGGCAATTTGCAAG CTTCAACTTTCCTACCACGTCGTCAACAGTCACATCTACAG TGACTCATCTGTCCAACCAATGTTACAACATGTGCTTCAGGCAAGAAGTGGGCAAATGTGCCATCTGCTTTAACGTCGTCATTGAAGGAACAGGGGCAACTGATCAAGGCTCGTTTGGCCTTTCCATTGCATTTACTGCAGCGATGGCGGATGGAGTCCAAGATTCGAAATGTTCAGAGGATTATCTTCAG ATCCCAGGTGGTGAAAGAAGTGCAACTGGTGCTCTTTTTGCTGTTGGTTCCATTGCCCTTATAGGCCATGATCGAATTTGCGGCCGATCTTTTGGTCACACAGACACTGAAGCAGAAGGAGCGGCGAATAACGAAGAATCAATTTGCAGTAAGTAG
- the LOC131885067 gene encoding uncharacterized protein LOC131885067 isoform X1 codes for MKHIITSLVYTLAFLSFDIVSTEGQNATRVGKLIPIFQVVTFPNLPCVGSSSRNGTCYTSEECTTRGKKFNYLRRQNGTNCNYCFLPLGGISAGSCAQGFGVCCTFSIACGATTSQNCTYLIQAATTNPTSDPCVFTICKDSADICRIRLDFTTFSIAGPVTGSVIDSNALEDNGGTVGDCLMDSFTLTSPGNQASPVICGFNTGQHMIVDASDQCHKASFDFSGTATTRQFEIKVTQYQCGDELGGPDGCLQFFTGNTGQFASFNFPTTSSTVTSTVTHLSNQCYNMCFRQEVGKCAICFNVVIEGTGATDQGSFGLSIAFTAAMADGVQDSKCSEDYLQIPGGERSATGALFAVGSIALIGHDRICGRSFGHTDTEAEGAANNEESICSK; via the exons atgaagcatATCATAACGTCCCTAGTTTACACTCTTGCCTTTTTGAGCTTTGACATCGTTTCAACGGAAGGGCAAAATGCCACTCGAGTTGGCAAAC TCATACCGATTTTTCAGGTCGTGACTTTTCCG AACCTTCCTTGCGTTGGCTCTTCATCACGAAATGGAACTTGCTACACAT CCGAAGAGTGTACGACAAGaggtaagaaattcaattatcTGAGGagacaaaatggaacaaattgtAATTATTGTTTTCTCCCATTAGGTGGAATTTCTGCCGGCAGCTGTGCCCAAGGATTTGGCGTTTGCTGCACTT TCAGCATTGCTTGTGGGGCCACAACTAGCCAAAATTGCACGTACCTTATCCAAGCTGCCACAACCAACCCAACATCTGATCCTTGCGTTTTCACGATTTGCAAGGACTCAGCAGACATTTGTAGAATCAGATTGGATTTTACG ACATTTTCAATCGCTGGACCCGTCACTGGTTCAGTTATAGATTCTAATGCGCTTGAGGATAACG GTGGTACTGTTGGAGATTGTCTTATGGATTCATTTACCCTCACTTCTCCTGGAAATCAAGCATCGCCCGTAATTTGTGGATTTAACACAGGCCAGCACA TGATTGTGGATGCCTCCGACCAATGCCATAAAGCATCTTTCGATTTTAGTGGAACTGCAACAACTCGACAATTTGAGATCAAAG TTACCCAATACCAATGTGGAGATGAGTTAGGAG GACCTGATGGCTGTTTGCAGTTCTTCACTGGCAACACTGGGCAATTTGCAAG CTTCAACTTTCCTACCACGTCGTCAACAGTCACATCTACAG TGACTCATCTGTCCAACCAATGTTACAACATGTGCTTCAGGCAAGAAGTGGGCAAATGTGCCATCTGCTTTAACGTCGTCATTGAAGGAACAGGGGCAACTGATCAAGGCTCGTTTGGCCTTTCCATTGCATTTACTGCAGCGATGGCGGATGGAGTCCAAGATTCGAAATGTTCAGAGGATTATCTTCAG ATCCCAGGTGGTGAAAGAAGTGCAACTGGTGCTCTTTTTGCTGTTGGTTCCATTGCCCTTATAGGCCATGATCGAATTTGCGGCCGATCTTTTGGTCACACAGACACTGAAGCAGAAGGAGCGGCGAATAACGAAGAATCAATTTGCAGTAAGTAG
- the LOC131884788 gene encoding exostosin-3-like, giving the protein MTKFNGIIRFVLSVLFLVLVLMFFWTNPRTHTNFHVNSYLTALGSNWTVGRCHHHDGKWKVESDITWISRVVYHSQDDTCFRIKNNQSNNAGLLMKEDNLLEITYSKLDNIRKVSGTTRIIRGQQKFQRFSDTSITLPMIIEEVRFVRDPQEELVPKFLPIRRQKAFIMAPATPEEYLHWEPKALSEFNFVLFPHYNVSNAILMQALFYGAIPVFTETFSLPLAEVLDWTKLSITLSPTNLKDAIARVSKVRTRTILEMRRQGFHIFRAYFSSIPNILDALCLIIMRRLDLIPPMFNRTESFDLIQHQRLTPSSISRSPFDPHEDYFLWNVAYHPWVRAPCYPGTHQRNIPKWYEETFVNDSQDFQTKYTPVFMTYKRTNLMHELLILLNGTRCIDQVIVIWNDVGNPVPGTFQLPDTYFPVRILRADQNSLNNRLLPFDIINTEAIFLMDDDTRVPDPLTLDHGFQIWKEHKDQMVGISPRTTAPDAKGVYSYKAGRAQDIALTLTSATFVHQYYAYSYTYQMPQKIRDEVDKHTNCEDIFMGGLISDFTAKAPVKFSKIIEVTCTKCDKGASISTTSGHYERRQKCINKLIHFYGYMPLVSTISFVDVLQP; this is encoded by the exons ATGACGAAGTTCAATGGGATTATACGGTTTGTTCTCAGTGTTCTATTCCTAGTGCTCGTTCTCATGTTTTTCTGGACCAATCCGCGAACCCATACCAACTTCCATGTGAATAGCTATCTGACAGCTCTGGGATCTAATTGGACGGTTGGTCGTTGTCATCATCacgatggaaaatggaaagtgGAGTCTGATATCACCTGGATCTCCAGGGTCGTATATCATAGCCAGGATGACACGTGTTTTAGGATTAAAAACAACCAAAGCAACAATGCCGG TCTGTTGATGAAAGAAGACAACCTCCTGGAAATTACTTATTCCAAATTGGATAACATTCGCAAAGTGAGCGGTACTACAAGGATAATCCGTGGACAACAGAAATTCCAACGCTTCAGTGACACAAGTATAACTTTGCCTATGATAATCGAGGAGGTTAGATTTGTGAGAGATCCTCAAGAAGAACTTGTGCCGAAGTTCCTTCCGATTCGAAGACAAAAAGCTTTTATAATGGCGCCAGCCACTCCTGAGGAATACCTCCATTGGGAGCCAAAAGCGTTGAGTGAATTTAACTTTGTCCTTTTTCCGCATTACAACGTCTCGAATGCCATTCTCATGCAAGCCCTTTTTTACGGAGCGATTCCAGTATTCACTGAAACCTTCAGTCTACCATTGGCTGAAGTATTGGACTGGACCAAGTTGTCCATCACCCTTTCTCCGACCAATCTCAAG GATGCCATTGCTCGGGTTTCCAAAGTCCGAACAAGGACCATTTTAGAAATGAGGAGACAAGGATTCCACATATTTCGAGCCTATTTCAGTTCTATTCCCAACATTTTGGACGCCTTATGTCTCATTATTATGAGGCGACTCGATCTCATTCCGCCAATGTTTAAT AGGACAGAATCGTTTGATTTGATACAACACCAAAGATTAACACCGTCAAGCATCTCACGGAGTCCTTTTGATCCCCATGAAGACTACTTCCTGTGGAATGTAGCCTATCATCCTTGGGTTCGAGCACCCTGTTATCCCGGGACTCACCAAAGAAATATTCCAAAGTGGTATGAGGAAACATTCGTCAATGATTCTCAGGACTTCCAAACCAAGTATACGCCCGTGTTCATGACTTACAAGAGAACAAATTTGATGCACGAACTTCTGATCTTGTTGAACGGAACCCGTTGTATTGATCAA GTGATTGTGATATGGAACGATGTGGGTAACCCAGTGCCCGGAACTTTCCAGTTGCCCGACACATATTTCCCGGTGCGAATTCTGAGAGCGGATCAGAACTCACTCAACAATCGACTCCTTCCATTTGATATTATCAACACTGAAGCCATATTTTTGATGGATGACGACACCCGAGTTCCCGATCCTTTGACCTTAGATCATGGATTTCA GATTTGGAAAGAGCACAAGGATCAAATGGTTGGAATATCGCCTCGAACGACGGCCCCCGATGCCAAAGGAGTTTATAGCTATAAGGCTGGCCGTGCTCAAGATATTGCACTGACTCTCACGAGTGCCACATTCGTCCACCAATATTATGCTTAC TCTTACACATATCAAATGCCGCAGAAGATTCGAGATGAAGTTGATAAACACACGAATTGCGAAGATATTTTCATGGGTGGATTGATTTCCGATTTCACAGCCAAGGCACCTGTGAAATTCTCAAAGATAATTGAGGTCACTTGTACAAAATGTGATAAAGGTGCATCTATTTCGACCACTAGCGGCCACTATGAACGACGACAGAAGTGCATCAACAAGTTGATACATTTCTACGGATACATGCCGTTGGTTTCGACCATCTCATTTGTGGATGTTTTGCAGCCATAG